Proteins encoded by one window of Companilactobacillus ginsenosidimutans:
- a CDS encoding SHOCT domain-containing protein, which yields MTKLLWKTFIFIISFIIIVRVLFDPSMLFYTIPFIIILAVILLGLYKFGRPYFDKMLGFLKVKTPELTKNVSQKTTGYIKEKSTEKKNKKLDLDKLEEMHKLVEKGVLTQEEFNKKKEEML from the coding sequence ATGACAAAACTACTATGGAAGACTTTTATATTTATAATCAGCTTTATAATAATTGTTAGAGTTTTATTTGATCCATCAATGTTATTTTACACAATTCCTTTTATTATAATATTAGCAGTAATATTATTGGGATTATATAAATTTGGAAGGCCCTATTTTGATAAGATGCTTGGATTTTTAAAAGTAAAAACTCCAGAATTAACAAAAAATGTATCTCAAAAAACCACAGGATACATTAAAGAAAAAAGCACTGAAAAGAAAAATAAAAAACTGGATTTAGATAAATTAGAAGAAATGCATAAACTTGTTGAAAAAGGTGTTTTAACACAAGAAGAATTTAACAAGAAAAAAGAGGAAATGCTATAA
- a CDS encoding Ltp family lipoprotein, whose translation MKREENKKKPFYKKWWFWLIVAFAIIIVGNTISDSGNKTTPESTKTEKTTPKANTKETKEAEKKVKNFFKSDDSKKEDNVPAEYKSALNKAKTYSNLMYMSKQGIYDQLTSEYGDKFSAEAAQYAVDNLKADYNKNALKKAKSYQKDQDMSSEGIRDQLTSEYGEKFTQSEADYAVQHLND comes from the coding sequence ATGAAAAGAGAAGAAAATAAGAAAAAACCTTTCTATAAGAAATGGTGGTTCTGGTTAATCGTTGCATTTGCAATTATTATTGTAGGAAATACAATCTCCGACAGTGGAAATAAAACAACACCTGAAAGTACAAAGACCGAAAAAACTACCCCGAAAGCTAATACAAAAGAAACAAAAGAGGCAGAAAAGAAAGTAAAAAACTTCTTTAAATCTGATGATTCTAAAAAAGAAGATAATGTACCAGCTGAATATAAATCAGCACTAAATAAAGCTAAAACATATTCGAACCTTATGTATATGTCGAAACAAGGTATTTATGACCAACTAACTTCTGAGTACGGAGATAAATTTTCTGCCGAAGCAGCACAATATGCTGTAGATAATCTAAAGGCTGACTACAATAAAAATGCACTTAAAAAAGCTAAATCTTATCAAAAAGACCAAGATATGTCATCTGAAGGCATTAGAGATCAATTAACATCAGAATATGGCGAAAAGTTTACACAATCTGAGGCGGATTACGCAGTACAGCATTTAAACGACTAG